One genomic window of Sulfurovum lithotrophicum includes the following:
- the dnaN gene encoding DNA polymerase III subunit beta translates to MKIRAQKQIIESILINLQPFLEKKDASQITSHILFSSQNDKCIIKATDSEIGLQIITDHILIESEGSFTANGKKLLDIIRILKDDEITMEILDNTLIVKQKHSKFKLPTFDPSAYPTFPSVDEKPQITLDSLSLIQNLKKISPAIDTNNPKFELNGALINIKHDSTDLVGTDTRRLAIASIPGNNSEELSLIVPKKAILEIQKLFLDQIDIYYDETNLIITNENYFFYTRLINGKFPDYQRIIPTTVKHSITLPKKEMIDSIKMITTISQEIKMTLLSDAIIFNSLSADNVEAKTEIEIETGLNEKYELSFNSRYILDFISQIDKNEFLLEFNEPSLPFIVKDENFITIIMPIVA, encoded by the coding sequence ATGAAGATAAGAGCTCAAAAACAGATTATCGAATCGATCCTCATCAACCTACAGCCTTTTTTGGAAAAAAAAGATGCAAGTCAAATCACCTCACACATACTGTTCTCTTCTCAGAATGACAAATGTATCATCAAAGCGACTGACAGCGAAATAGGTCTTCAAATAATAACCGATCATATACTGATCGAATCGGAAGGTTCTTTTACCGCCAATGGTAAAAAACTGCTCGATATTATCAGAATATTAAAAGATGACGAAATTACCATGGAGATACTTGACAATACACTCATTGTCAAACAGAAGCATTCAAAATTCAAACTGCCAACCTTTGATCCCAGTGCTTACCCTACTTTTCCATCTGTTGATGAAAAACCACAGATCACGCTTGATTCACTCAGTCTGATCCAAAACCTCAAAAAAATATCACCCGCTATTGATACGAACAACCCTAAATTTGAGCTCAACGGTGCCCTTATCAATATCAAACATGACTCTACAGATCTTGTCGGTACCGATACAAGAAGACTGGCTATTGCAAGCATCCCCGGGAATAACAGTGAAGAACTTTCCCTGATCGTACCTAAAAAAGCGATCTTGGAAATTCAGAAACTTTTCCTTGACCAGATAGATATCTATTATGACGAAACCAATCTGATCATCACCAATGAGAACTACTTCTTCTATACAAGGCTGATCAACGGGAAATTCCCTGATTACCAAAGAATTATCCCCACAACGGTCAAACACTCTATTACACTGCCTAAAAAAGAGATGATCGATTCGATCAAAATGATCACGACAATCTCCCAGGAGATCAAAATGACACTGCTTTCGGATGCGATCATCTTCAATTCACTCAGTGCTGACAATGTGGAAGCCAAAACGGAGATCGAGATCGAGACCGGACTGAATGAAAAATACGAACTCTCTTTTAACAGTAGATATATACTTGATTTCATTTCACAAATCGATAAAAATGAGTTTCTGCTTGAATTTAATGAACCTTCCCTACCTTTCATTGTGAAAGACGAAAATTTCATTACGATCATCATGCCGATCGTTGCATAA
- a CDS encoding CTP synthase, giving the protein MSDKTTKYIFVTGGVLSSLGKGITAASIGTLLKHTGQRVGVLKLDPYINVDPGTMSPLEHGEVFVTKDGAETDLDLGHYERFLDTSLTQNNNFTTGLVYKTVIENERKGKYLGKTIQVVPHIVNEIKERIVRAGEGKDILIVELGGTTGDIEGLPFLETIRQMKHELGKKTVINVHVTLLPYIKAAGELKTKPTQHSVQELRRIGIAPHMLVLRAEVPVSSDIKRKIAYSCDVDEDSVIVAEDAATIYQVPLNFLRQDILTPICKQLELENCQPKMDEWTDLVHKIIMPSEEVKIAFVGKYLDLKESYKSLTEALIHAGAHLDSRVNIKWVDSEKVEEDGAAKYLNDCDGILVAGGFGERGVEGKILSIQYAREEKIPFLGICLGMQLSMVEFARNVLGLKEANSVEFNEETPDPVIYLIDEFIDAAGAKQIRTTTSPMGGTLRLGEYECETKEGSNLRKAYDAPVIYERHRHRYEANPKYREALEANGMDITGESHGLIEAVEVVDHPWFLGVQFHPEFTSRLQNVNPSILAFVQASMQNRK; this is encoded by the coding sequence ATGAGTGATAAAACAACAAAATATATTTTTGTAACAGGCGGTGTACTGAGTTCTCTGGGTAAAGGGATCACAGCAGCAAGTATAGGAACATTGCTCAAACATACCGGACAGAGAGTAGGTGTACTCAAACTCGATCCCTATATCAATGTGGATCCCGGAACAATGTCACCCCTTGAGCACGGTGAAGTTTTTGTAACCAAAGATGGTGCGGAAACAGACCTTGACCTTGGACATTATGAAAGATTCCTCGATACCTCTTTGACACAGAACAACAACTTTACAACGGGTCTTGTCTACAAAACGGTCATCGAAAATGAGCGTAAAGGTAAATATCTCGGTAAAACGATCCAGGTCGTACCCCATATTGTCAATGAGATCAAAGAACGTATCGTACGCGCAGGCGAAGGGAAAGATATCCTCATCGTAGAGCTTGGCGGTACGACAGGGGATATCGAAGGGCTTCCTTTTCTTGAGACAATCCGCCAGATGAAACATGAATTGGGTAAAAAGACCGTAATCAATGTGCATGTAACACTTCTTCCCTACATCAAAGCGGCAGGTGAGCTCAAGACCAAGCCGACACAGCACTCGGTACAGGAACTCAGACGTATCGGTATTGCACCGCATATGCTGGTGCTGCGTGCAGAAGTACCGGTCAGCAGCGATATCAAGAGGAAGATTGCCTACAGTTGTGATGTGGATGAAGATTCCGTCATTGTAGCGGAGGATGCGGCAACTATTTACCAGGTACCGTTGAATTTCCTACGTCAGGATATTTTGACACCGATCTGCAAACAGCTGGAGCTTGAAAACTGTCAGCCGAAGATGGATGAGTGGACTGATCTGGTACATAAAATCATCATGCCTTCAGAGGAAGTGAAGATTGCTTTTGTAGGTAAATACCTTGACCTCAAAGAATCCTACAAATCATTGACAGAGGCCCTGATCCATGCGGGTGCACATCTCGACAGTCGTGTGAACATCAAATGGGTGGACAGTGAAAAGGTCGAGGAAGATGGTGCGGCGAAGTACCTGAACGATTGTGACGGTATATTGGTCGCCGGTGGCTTCGGTGAGCGTGGCGTGGAAGGAAAGATCCTTTCCATTCAGTATGCACGTGAAGAGAAAATACCATTTTTGGGTATCTGTCTTGGTATGCAGCTTTCCATGGTGGAATTTGCCAGAAACGTACTGGGACTCAAAGAGGCGAATTCGGTCGAGTTCAATGAAGAGACACCGGATCCTGTGATCTATCTGATCGATGAGTTCATCGATGCTGCGGGTGCCAAGCAGATTCGAACGACCACTTCGCCGATGGGCGGTACGCTCAGACTGGGCGAATACGAGTGCGAAACCAAAGAGGGATCGAACCTCAGAAAAGCTTATGACGCACCGGTGATCTATGAGAGACACAGACACCGCTACGAAGCCAATCCGAAATACAGAGAGGCACTCGAAGCCAACGGTATGGATATTACCGGTGAATCGCACGGTCTTATCGAAGCGGTGGAAGTCGTGGACCATCCCTGGTTCCTCGGTGTACAGTTCCACCCTGAATTCACGTCAAGACTGCAGAATGTCAACCCTTCCATTCTAGCATTTGTGCAGGCTTCCATGCAAAACAGAAAATAG
- the recJ gene encoding single-stranded-DNA-specific exonuclease RecJ yields the protein MYPSVTLEALDAVLQKRFKEGFLSLKDLPHPSTFKDMDRATERIVRAIENREKITIIGDYDVDGVTSTTLMKLFFDEIDYPVEWIIPNRFRDGYGLSANIIPRIKGTDLAITVDNGISAVYAAQLCKEEGIELIITDHHMLAPEVPEAYAIIDQKQEACSFPYEEVCGAQIAWYLIASLKNALGLKINMMPYMELAAIAIIADVMPLWHINRAMVERGIKALSQSSRPAIKAFMEHIQKEELSSEDIAFSFAPILNAAGRMEDASHAVDFLTSTNIYDAKVRLERLIGFNTERKATEEDITRKALQKADWEDEVIIVAGEGWHEGVVGIVAARVARVCEKPSIILSRNEEGILKGSGRSYGECDLFGIVNGCREDLEKFGGHKAAIGLSLHETHFESFREKVQESYRQGNYVKEEIDPEIVGELHFSEISFALTEMMQKYEPYGHGNTRPKFISSDVEILQADTMGKEGEHLRFSFSQEGIIMPGVKFKTKEHFETGERVSITYTVNENRFRGNVTLQLMIDKIKRR from the coding sequence ATGTATCCATCTGTAACGCTTGAAGCGTTGGATGCAGTTTTGCAAAAACGTTTTAAAGAGGGATTCCTCTCTTTAAAAGACCTCCCCCATCCTTCCACCTTCAAAGATATGGACAGAGCGACGGAGCGCATCGTCAGGGCCATAGAAAACAGAGAGAAGATCACCATCATCGGTGACTATGACGTGGACGGTGTGACTTCCACGACGCTGATGAAACTTTTTTTCGACGAGATCGATTACCCTGTGGAATGGATCATACCCAACCGTTTCAGGGACGGCTACGGCCTCTCGGCCAATATTATTCCCCGTATCAAAGGTACGGACCTCGCCATTACGGTGGACAACGGTATTTCTGCGGTCTATGCGGCACAGCTCTGCAAAGAAGAGGGGATAGAACTGATCATTACCGATCACCATATGCTCGCACCCGAAGTGCCCGAAGCCTATGCTATTATCGACCAGAAGCAGGAAGCATGTTCTTTTCCCTACGAAGAGGTATGCGGTGCACAGATCGCCTGGTATCTGATCGCTTCTCTGAAGAATGCGCTGGGTCTGAAGATCAATATGATGCCTTATATGGAACTGGCAGCCATTGCGATCATTGCAGATGTCATGCCGCTGTGGCACATCAACAGAGCGATGGTGGAACGTGGTATCAAAGCACTGTCCCAAAGCAGCAGGCCTGCCATAAAGGCTTTTATGGAACATATCCAGAAGGAAGAGCTGAGCTCGGAAGATATTGCTTTTTCTTTTGCACCCATACTCAATGCCGCCGGACGCATGGAGGATGCCTCCCATGCCGTGGACTTCCTGACCTCTACCAACATTTACGATGCGAAGGTCAGGCTTGAACGTTTGATAGGATTCAATACAGAGCGAAAAGCGACGGAAGAGGATATCACCCGAAAGGCCCTGCAGAAAGCGGATTGGGAAGATGAGGTGATCATCGTAGCAGGAGAAGGATGGCACGAGGGTGTTGTGGGCATTGTTGCGGCCAGGGTGGCACGTGTCTGTGAAAAGCCCTCTATCATTCTGAGCAGGAACGAGGAAGGGATACTCAAAGGCAGCGGCAGAAGCTACGGAGAGTGTGACCTCTTTGGCATAGTAAACGGCTGCAGGGAAGATCTGGAGAAGTTCGGAGGGCACAAAGCGGCCATTGGTCTCAGTCTGCACGAAACGCATTTTGAAAGCTTCAGAGAGAAGGTCCAGGAATCCTACCGCCAGGGTAATTATGTGAAAGAGGAGATCGATCCCGAAATTGTCGGGGAGCTGCATTTTTCGGAGATCTCTTTTGCACTGACGGAGATGATGCAAAAATATGAACCCTACGGCCACGGAAACACCAGACCCAAGTTCATAAGCAGTGATGTAGAGATACTGCAGGCAGACACGATGGGCAAAGAGGGAGAGCATCTGCGTTTCTCTTTCTCACAGGAGGGGATCATCATGCCGGGAGTGAAATTCAAGACCAAAGAGCATTTTGAAACGGGAGAGAGGGTGAGCATCACCTATACGGTCAATGAGAACCGTTTCAGAGGGAACGTGACCCTGCAGCTGATGATAGACAAAATAAAGAGAAGATAA
- a CDS encoding iron-sulfur cluster assembly scaffold protein NifU, whose product MGMDSLIGGTIWDEYSQKVTDLMNNPQNMGEITEEEAEAMGAKLIVADFGAESCGDAVRLYWAVDPKTDKILKSKFKSFGCGTAIASSDTMAELCKGKTVDEAVKITNIDVEKAMRDTPDTPAVPPQKMHCSVMAYDVIKKAAAQYKGVDMESFEEEVIVCECARVSLSTLREVIRLNDLTTVEEITDYTKAGAFCKSCIRPGGHEEKDIYLVDLLEEYEKEKMSAAATLGNEGGATGTFKDMTIVQKIKAVDKTVDENIRQMLIMDGGDMEILDIKDNGENIDIYIRYLGACNGCASASTGTLFAIENILKEKLDPNIRVLPI is encoded by the coding sequence ATGGGAATGGATAGTTTGATAGGCGGTACCATCTGGGATGAGTACAGTCAAAAAGTAACGGATCTTATGAACAACCCTCAAAATATGGGTGAGATCACGGAAGAAGAGGCTGAAGCGATGGGTGCCAAACTCATCGTTGCAGACTTCGGTGCCGAAAGCTGCGGTGATGCCGTACGTCTCTACTGGGCTGTAGACCCAAAAACAGACAAGATCCTCAAGTCAAAGTTCAAGAGTTTCGGCTGTGGTACAGCAATTGCCTCTTCTGATACAATGGCAGAACTCTGTAAGGGAAAGACCGTTGATGAAGCAGTAAAGATCACCAACATCGATGTGGAAAAAGCGATGCGTGACACACCCGATACTCCTGCCGTACCGCCTCAAAAGATGCACTGTTCGGTCATGGCTTACGATGTCATCAAAAAAGCGGCTGCACAGTATAAAGGTGTAGACATGGAGAGCTTCGAAGAGGAGGTCATCGTGTGTGAATGTGCACGCGTATCACTCTCTACACTCAGAGAAGTGATCCGCCTGAATGACCTGACAACGGTCGAAGAGATCACAGACTACACCAAAGCGGGTGCCTTCTGTAAATCATGTATCAGACCCGGCGGACACGAAGAAAAGGATATCTATCTTGTGGATCTTCTTGAAGAGTATGAAAAAGAAAAAATGTCAGCGGCTGCCACCCTTGGAAACGAAGGCGGAGCAACAGGAACATTTAAAGATATGACCATCGTCCAGAAGATCAAAGCGGTCGATAAGACCGTAGATGAAAACATCCGCCAGATGCTCATTATGGACGGCGGGGATATGGAAATCCTTGACATCAAGGACAACGGAGAGAACATCGACATCTACATCAGATACCTTGGTGCCTGTAATGGATGTGCAAGTGCCAGTACAGGTACACTTTTTGCCATCGAGAACATCCTCAAAGAGAAACTCGATCCAAATATCAGAGTACTTCCTATCTAA
- a CDS encoding NifS family cysteine desulfurase — MKVYLDNNATTIVDPHVFAEMEPYFVQRYGNPNSLHLFASETHPALKDAMEKIYAGIHAPKEDSVVITSCATESNNWVLKSIYFEQILTGKKNHIIISEVEHPSVIATAKFIESMGCKVTYLPINHEGIIDAQTVRDTITDKTALVSVMWANNETGAIFPVEEIGEICAEHNVPFHTDAVQAIGKLPVDVQTFNVDYLTFSAHKFHGPKGVGALYIKKGKELIPLLHGGSQMGGYRSGTLNVPGIVGMGKAMEQAVDSLDYEMEDVREMRDTFEDELLKIEDTFVVTPREKRTPNTILISFRGIEGESMLWDLNRAGIGASTGSACASEDLEANSVMEAIGAAEDLAHTAIRFSLSRYTTQEELDYTLDVVRKAVERLRGISSTYSYAPEGHESGLDAHH, encoded by the coding sequence ATGAAAGTCTATTTGGACAACAATGCCACAACGATCGTTGATCCGCATGTATTTGCGGAGATGGAGCCCTACTTCGTACAGCGCTACGGAAACCCAAACTCGCTGCACCTTTTTGCCAGCGAAACACATCCGGCGCTCAAAGATGCCATGGAAAAGATCTATGCAGGTATCCATGCGCCCAAAGAGGACAGTGTCGTTATCACTTCCTGCGCGACAGAGAGCAACAACTGGGTACTGAAAAGTATCTACTTCGAACAGATCCTTACCGGGAAGAAGAACCATATCATCATTTCTGAAGTGGAACATCCTTCAGTGATCGCTACGGCAAAGTTCATCGAAAGTATGGGATGCAAGGTAACGTACCTTCCCATAAACCATGAAGGTATCATCGATGCTCAGACTGTGAGAGATACAATCACCGATAAGACAGCCCTTGTATCGGTCATGTGGGCGAATAATGAGACAGGAGCGATCTTTCCTGTTGAAGAGATCGGAGAGATCTGTGCCGAGCACAATGTGCCTTTTCATACGGATGCCGTACAGGCTATAGGCAAACTGCCGGTAGATGTCCAGACCTTCAATGTAGATTACCTGACATTTTCTGCACACAAGTTCCATGGCCCCAAAGGAGTCGGCGCGCTCTACATCAAAAAAGGTAAAGAACTGATACCACTGCTTCACGGCGGTTCACAAATGGGCGGTTACCGTTCGGGAACACTTAACGTACCGGGAATCGTCGGTATGGGTAAAGCGATGGAACAGGCAGTCGATTCACTCGATTACGAGATGGAAGATGTCAGAGAAATGAGAGATACTTTCGAAGACGAGCTGCTCAAGATTGAAGACACTTTTGTGGTCACACCAAGAGAAAAAAGAACACCCAACACCATCCTGATCTCGTTCAGAGGTATCGAGGGTGAATCCATGCTCTGGGACCTCAACCGTGCAGGTATTGGTGCGAGTACAGGATCTGCCTGTGCTTCCGAGGACCTTGAAGCCAACTCAGTCATGGAAGCTATCGGTGCAGCCGAAGACCTTGCACACACAGCGATCCGTTTTTCACTCAGCCGTTATACGACGCAGGAAGAACTGGACTATACGCTTGACGTGGTCAGAAAAGCTGTTGAGAGACTCAGAGGTATCTCAAGTACCTACTCGTATGCGCCGGAAGGTCACGAAAGCGGTCTGGATGCACATCATTAG
- a CDS encoding STAS/SEC14 domain-containing protein, whose translation MATTIKEHGISVAIKRSKKRLFIELAMIGKLTHEDYKVFVPMIDKALKEAKGLEIDLLVDMRKFKGWEMLAAWDDFKFGIKHRNKFDKMAIVGNKKWEEQSTAMMSHMMKGKSKFFLKRGEALTWLMK comes from the coding sequence ATGGCAACAACGATCAAAGAACACGGTATATCGGTTGCGATCAAACGAAGCAAGAAAAGACTTTTCATAGAACTGGCCATGATCGGCAAACTGACACATGAAGATTACAAGGTATTTGTACCTATGATAGACAAAGCACTCAAAGAGGCCAAAGGGTTAGAAATAGACCTTCTGGTTGATATGAGAAAATTCAAAGGCTGGGAAATGCTGGCTGCCTGGGATGATTTCAAATTCGGTATCAAGCATCGTAACAAATTTGACAAAATGGCTATTGTAGGGAACAAAAAATGGGAAGAGCAGTCAACGGCAATGATGAGCCATATGATGAAAGGAAAATCAAAATTCTTCCTGAAGCGAGGTGAAGCGCTCACCTGGCTGATGAAGTAG
- the folE gene encoding GTP cyclohydrolase I FolE: protein MNKEKEFEEAVTKVLELLGEDPQREGLLKTPARVAKALKFLTEGYQQDPEEILNQALFSTSNDEMVLVRDIEFYSMCEHHMLPIIGRAHVAYIPDGKVVGLSKIPRIVNVYARRLQIQEQMTEQIADAILSTIKPKGVAVVVHARHMCMEMRGVQKINSTTVSSALRGLFKSDERTRNEFYNLINTPTPSNF, encoded by the coding sequence ATGAACAAAGAAAAAGAATTTGAAGAGGCTGTCACTAAGGTACTGGAACTTTTGGGGGAGGACCCACAGCGCGAGGGTCTGCTCAAAACACCCGCCCGTGTGGCAAAAGCCCTGAAATTCCTGACCGAAGGGTATCAGCAAGACCCTGAAGAGATCCTCAACCAGGCACTTTTCAGTACCAGCAACGATGAAATGGTCCTTGTGCGTGACATCGAGTTCTACTCTATGTGCGAGCACCATATGTTGCCTATTATCGGGCGGGCCCATGTAGCTTACATCCCTGACGGCAAGGTGGTCGGCCTTTCGAAGATCCCCCGTATCGTCAATGTCTATGCCAGACGCCTGCAGATACAGGAGCAGATGACAGAACAGATCGCCGATGCCATTCTTAGTACCATCAAACCCAAAGGTGTGGCCGTCGTGGTCCATGCCCGCCATATGTGCATGGAGATGCGTGGCGTACAGAAGATCAACTCTACTACCGTCAGCTCTGCGCTACGCGGCCTCTTTAAAAGTGATGAACGTACCCGTAACGAGTTCTACAACCTCATCAACACGCCCACACCTTCCAATTTCTGA
- a CDS encoding A/G-specific adenine glycosylase, which produces MNPTLKSTHTKIQEWYKTKGRTDLPWRSTSDPYHIYLSEVMLQQTQVKTVLERYYFPFLEAFPTMHSLGSAALDDVLKQWEGLGYYNRAKNLHKTAGLIEEIPDSIDRLMALPGIGKNTAHAIAAFAFGQPVPVMEANVKRILCRLHRLRTPDEKRLWKIAYSMVDKENPFDYNQAMMDIGATLCLPKDPKCNRCPLENICKGKNNPEYYPLKKKKTVPVREENIVIYLDDDRLSLQQRSGKFLHGLWGFESVEIPPCAAEYIGEVSHAYTHFKLKCRVYLYFESSPEQEYYFTPEKIGKLAISKVDEKIVNLYLDTIVK; this is translated from the coding sequence ATGAATCCGACTCTAAAAAGCACTCACACAAAGATACAAGAATGGTATAAAACAAAAGGAAGAACCGATCTTCCCTGGCGTTCCACCTCCGATCCCTACCACATTTACCTCAGTGAGGTCATGCTGCAGCAGACCCAGGTGAAAACCGTGCTTGAGCGCTATTATTTTCCTTTTCTTGAAGCGTTTCCCACCATGCATTCACTGGGCAGTGCAGCTCTGGATGATGTACTGAAACAGTGGGAGGGGCTTGGCTATTACAACCGGGCTAAGAACCTGCACAAAACTGCCGGACTTATAGAGGAAATTCCTGACAGTATCGACAGACTCATGGCACTGCCAGGTATAGGAAAAAATACGGCACATGCCATTGCCGCTTTTGCTTTTGGCCAGCCTGTACCCGTCATGGAAGCCAACGTCAAACGTATTCTCTGCCGTCTGCACAGGCTTCGTACTCCTGATGAGAAGAGACTCTGGAAAATCGCCTATTCTATGGTCGATAAAGAAAATCCTTTTGATTACAATCAGGCGATGATGGATATCGGTGCGACGCTCTGCCTGCCCAAAGATCCCAAATGCAATCGCTGTCCTCTTGAAAATATCTGCAAAGGAAAAAACAATCCTGAGTACTATCCACTCAAGAAGAAGAAAACTGTACCGGTACGGGAAGAGAACATTGTCATCTACCTCGACGACGATAGGCTTTCCCTGCAGCAGAGAAGCGGAAAGTTCCTGCACGGGCTCTGGGGATTTGAAAGTGTCGAAATACCTCCCTGCGCAGCCGAATACATTGGAGAGGTATCTCATGCCTATACCCATTTCAAACTAAAGTGCAGAGTTTATCTCTACTTTGAAAGCAGCCCTGAACAGGAATATTATTTCACACCGGAGAAGATAGGAAAACTGGCGATCTCGAAGGTGGATGAGAAGATTGTTAACTTGTATTTGGATACAATTGTAAAATAA
- the tig gene encoding trigger factor has product MKVTAKKIDDANVAVQGNIENKVVEANIDRLAKEAGKQMKVDGFRKGKVPPHVVKKLHGEKLQQDAEGDALRSLIDLGVKEAGINAADILGEPIFKKYDKNDNGIEVEMEISLRPTVEAEGYEKAVPAFEKPEVTEQEIEEKLEEVAAQQAPYEKIKRKRMVRDGDMVVIDFEGFIDDEPFEGGKAEKFSLKIGSGQFIPGFEEQIIGMKYDEEKDIVVTFPEEYQSADLAGKEATFKVKLHEIQEQVPAELNDELAQKLLQDEKATLDTLKEKLKEQIEREKVSKLYNEELKPKLIEALVAHFDFALPNNIVEQEIDAKINAKAREMSEEEINEFKENPEKVEALREEVRKEAENSVKATFIVDALAKKEEVNVDDQEVSQAIYYEAMMSGQDPQQVIKYYQENNLLPAVKMGMIEDKLFGKLLGLEEK; this is encoded by the coding sequence GTGAAAGTGACAGCAAAGAAGATTGACGATGCCAATGTGGCGGTTCAGGGCAACATTGAGAACAAGGTAGTTGAAGCGAATATCGACAGACTTGCAAAAGAAGCCGGAAAGCAAATGAAAGTCGACGGTTTCAGAAAAGGAAAGGTACCTCCGCATGTTGTAAAAAAGCTGCATGGAGAGAAGCTTCAGCAGGATGCCGAGGGTGATGCGCTCAGATCACTTATTGATCTTGGGGTGAAAGAAGCCGGCATCAATGCAGCAGATATTCTCGGTGAACCGATCTTCAAGAAGTATGATAAAAATGATAACGGTATCGAAGTGGAAATGGAGATCTCTTTGAGACCGACTGTTGAAGCTGAAGGGTATGAGAAGGCGGTGCCTGCTTTTGAAAAACCGGAAGTCACGGAGCAAGAGATAGAAGAGAAACTCGAAGAGGTCGCTGCACAGCAGGCGCCTTACGAGAAGATCAAAAGAAAGAGAATGGTAAGAGACGGCGACATGGTGGTCATCGATTTTGAAGGATTCATTGACGATGAGCCATTCGAAGGCGGCAAAGCGGAGAAGTTCAGCCTCAAGATCGGTTCGGGACAGTTCATCCCGGGCTTTGAAGAGCAGATCATTGGTATGAAGTATGATGAAGAAAAAGATATCGTTGTGACTTTCCCGGAAGAATACCAGTCAGCAGACCTGGCAGGAAAAGAAGCTACATTCAAAGTCAAGCTTCACGAAATTCAGGAGCAGGTACCTGCCGAGCTGAATGATGAACTGGCGCAGAAACTGCTTCAGGATGAAAAAGCGACACTCGATACACTCAAAGAGAAGCTCAAAGAGCAGATTGAAAGAGAAAAAGTCTCTAAACTTTATAATGAAGAACTCAAGCCAAAGCTCATTGAAGCACTGGTAGCACACTTTGATTTCGCGCTTCCGAACAACATCGTTGAGCAGGAGATCGATGCGAAGATCAATGCCAAAGCAAGAGAGATGAGTGAAGAGGAAATCAATGAATTCAAAGAGAATCCTGAAAAAGTTGAAGCACTCCGTGAAGAGGTAAGAAAAGAGGCTGAAAACTCAGTCAAAGCGACATTTATCGTGGATGCTCTTGCAAAAAAAGAGGAAGTAAATGTGGATGACCAGGAAGTATCACAGGCGATCTACTACGAAGCGATGATGAGCGGACAGGATCCACAGCAGGTCATCAAGTACTACCAGGAGAATAATCTTCTTCCGGCAGTGAAAATGGGAATGATCGAAGACAAACTCTTTGGCAAGCTTTTGGGCTTGGAAGAAAAATAA
- the clpP gene encoding ATP-dependent Clp endopeptidase proteolytic subunit ClpP produces MSYIPYVVEQTGRGERSYDIYSRLLKDRIIMLSGEVNDQVASSIVAQLLFLEAQDPDKDIYFYINSPGGVITSGLSMFDTMNYIKPDIVTICIGQAASMGAFLLASGTKGKRYALPHARIMIHQPSGGAQGQSTDIQIQAQEIQRLKDTLNEIMAEKTGKTAKRIEKDTERDNFMSSKEAVEYGLIDKVLTKSFN; encoded by the coding sequence ATGAGCTATATTCCATATGTTGTAGAACAGACCGGCAGGGGTGAAAGATCGTACGATATCTATTCACGTCTCCTGAAAGACCGTATTATTATGCTGAGCGGCGAGGTAAATGATCAGGTTGCTTCTTCCATTGTGGCGCAGCTGCTTTTCCTTGAAGCACAGGATCCTGATAAAGATATCTACTTCTATATCAACTCTCCGGGCGGTGTGATCACATCTGGACTTAGTATGTTTGATACGATGAACTATATCAAACCCGATATCGTTACGATCTGTATAGGGCAGGCAGCTTCCATGGGTGCTTTTCTGCTTGCGTCCGGGACCAAAGGGAAGCGTTATGCCCTGCCGCATGCACGTATCATGATCCACCAGCCTTCAGGCGGAGCGCAGGGACAATCGACAGACATCCAGATCCAGGCGCAAGAGATACAGAGACTCAAAGATACGCTCAATGAGATTATGGCGGAGAAGACAGGCAAAACAGCCAAAAGAATAGAAAAAGATACCGAAAGGGATAACTTTATGTCATCCAAAGAAGCGGTTGAGTACGGGCTCATTGACAAAGTGCTTACCAAATCGTTCAATTAG